One genomic segment of Tursiops truncatus isolate mTurTru1 chromosome 11, mTurTru1.mat.Y, whole genome shotgun sequence includes these proteins:
- the MAFF gene encoding transcription factor MafF has product MSVDPLSSKALKIKRELSENTPHLSDEALMGLSVRELNRHLRGLSAEEVTRLKQRRRTLKNRGYAASCRVKRVCQKEELQKQKSELEREVDKLARENAAMRLELDALRGKCEALQGFARSVAAARGPAALVAPASVITIVKSAPSPGPAPGPGPAPGPAACS; this is encoded by the exons ATGTCTGTGGATCCCCTATCCAGCAAAGCCCTGAAG ATCAAGCGCGAGCTGAGCGAGAACACGCCGCACCTGTCCGACGAGGCGCTGATGGGGCTGTCGGTGCGCGAGCTGAACCGGCACCTGCGCGGGCTCTCAGCCGAGGAGGTGACGCGGCTCAAGCAGCGGCGCCGCACACTCAAGAACCGCGGCTACGCAGCCAGCTGCCGCGTGAAGCGCGTGTGCCAGAAAGAGGAGCTGCAGAAGCAGAAGTCGGAGCTGGAGCGCGAGGTGGACAAGCTGGCGCGCGAGAACGCCGCCATGCGCTTGGAGCTCGACGCGCTGCGCGGCAAGTGCGAGGCGCTGCAGGGCTTCGCCCGCTCCGTGGCCGCCGCCCGCGGGCCCGCCGCGTTGGTGGCTCCGGCCAGCGTCATCACCATCGTCAAGTCAGCCCCgagccccggccccgcccccggcccgggccccgcccccggccccgccgcctgcTCCTAG